Proteins co-encoded in one Pyxidicoccus xibeiensis genomic window:
- a CDS encoding glucose 1-dehydrogenase, producing MKRVEGKVALVTGGVGGLGSAAAKLLAREGAKVVVTDRKEREAEGLALAASLGEGAGLFLPLDVTREADWASAMERTLAHFGRLDVLVNNAGMGIPKDIESISLQEWRLVHAVNLDGVFLGCQYGIKAMRQCGAKGSIINVSSVAGLQGVPTIVAYGSAKGAVRLLSKSVALHCAHKGYGIRCNSIHPTFIETNMVAELANSSGNPEKARAHMARTIPLGHLGEPDDFAYAVLYLASDESKLMTGSEFVLDGGATAQ from the coding sequence ATGAAGCGCGTCGAAGGCAAGGTGGCGCTGGTGACGGGAGGCGTGGGCGGGCTGGGCAGCGCGGCGGCGAAGCTGCTGGCCCGCGAGGGCGCGAAGGTGGTGGTGACGGACCGCAAGGAGCGCGAGGCGGAGGGGCTCGCGCTGGCCGCGTCCCTGGGCGAGGGCGCGGGCCTCTTCCTCCCGCTGGACGTCACCCGGGAGGCCGACTGGGCGAGCGCGATGGAGCGCACGCTCGCGCACTTCGGACGCCTGGACGTGCTGGTGAACAACGCCGGCATGGGCATCCCCAAGGACATCGAGTCCATCTCCCTGCAGGAGTGGCGCCTCGTCCACGCCGTCAACCTGGACGGCGTGTTCCTGGGCTGCCAGTACGGCATCAAGGCCATGCGTCAGTGCGGGGCGAAGGGCTCCATCATCAACGTGTCGTCGGTGGCGGGCCTGCAGGGCGTGCCGACGATTGTCGCGTACGGCTCGGCCAAGGGCGCGGTGCGGCTGCTGTCCAAGTCGGTGGCCCTGCACTGCGCGCACAAGGGCTATGGCATCCGCTGCAACTCCATCCACCCCACGTTCATCGAGACGAACATGGTGGCGGAGCTGGCCAACTCCAGCGGCAACCCGGAGAAGGCGCGGGCGCACATGGCGCGCACCATTCCCCTGGGCCACCTGGGTGAGCCGGACGACTTCGCCTATGCCGTGCTCTACCTCGCCTCGGACGAGTCGAAGCTGATGACGGGCTCGGAGTTCGTCCTCGACGGGGGTGCCACCGCGCAGTGA
- a CDS encoding hybrid sensor histidine kinase/response regulator — translation MSEFAEMSKAELIRALEQLEPVLAARDELQRVVQDLRRHQIEVEMQNRALRDAQQALEQSHHRYVDLYDFAPVAYVSLDSRACIQEMNLTAAALLRRERSALLGQPFLPFVEPQDASPFLQHVRRCLVEGGEGTLELRLRIAGARVDARLHSRPFQGSGPGDARVCRMALLDVTQLRETQARLELSERLASLGTLAAGVGHELNNPLAFVIQALELMRLRLEDPLDTEAEGELRELLMDAVTGAERIRSIVKDLNAFSRVEEERQARLDVREVLDLSSRMAQAEFRHRARLVRDYAEVPPVLASEGRLGQVFLNLLVNAARAIPEGAADRNEIRLVTRSEEGMVVVEVHDTGGGIPPERLGRIFDPFFTTGPKGLGLGLSISHSLVTRMGGELSVESETGRGSRFRVRLPAAHPASAPRPAAAASKSVPAPARVRRARILIVDDEPMFLSTLAMMLEDDHDVEECGYPRVAVDRIRNGPPLDVIICDLMMPELTGQQLYEAVEAEAPDMARRIIFMTGGVFTMETRSFLERVKNPRLLKPFKPEELEVLLQGLLA, via the coding sequence ATGAGTGAGTTCGCGGAGATGTCCAAGGCGGAGTTGATCCGCGCACTGGAGCAGCTGGAGCCGGTGCTGGCGGCCCGTGATGAGCTGCAGCGGGTGGTTCAGGACCTGCGGCGCCATCAGATAGAAGTGGAGATGCAGAACCGCGCGCTGCGGGATGCGCAGCAGGCGCTGGAGCAGTCCCACCACCGCTACGTGGACCTCTATGACTTCGCCCCCGTGGCGTATGTCAGCCTGGACAGCCGGGCCTGCATCCAGGAGATGAACCTGACGGCCGCGGCGCTGCTGCGGCGCGAGCGGTCGGCGCTGCTGGGCCAGCCCTTCCTGCCCTTCGTGGAGCCGCAGGACGCGAGCCCCTTCCTGCAGCACGTGCGCCGCTGTCTGGTGGAGGGAGGCGAGGGCACCCTGGAGCTGCGGCTGCGCATCGCCGGTGCCCGGGTGGACGCCCGGCTGCACAGCAGGCCGTTCCAGGGCAGCGGGCCGGGCGACGCGCGCGTGTGCCGGATGGCGCTGCTCGACGTCACCCAGCTCCGGGAGACCCAGGCCCGCCTGGAGCTGTCCGAGCGGCTGGCCTCCCTGGGGACGCTGGCGGCCGGGGTGGGGCACGAGCTGAACAACCCGCTGGCCTTCGTCATCCAGGCCCTGGAGCTGATGCGGCTGCGGCTGGAGGACCCGCTGGACACGGAGGCGGAGGGCGAGCTCCGGGAGTTGCTGATGGATGCGGTGACGGGGGCCGAGCGCATCCGCTCCATCGTGAAGGACCTGAATGCCTTCTCCCGCGTGGAGGAGGAGCGCCAGGCGCGGCTGGACGTGCGCGAGGTGCTGGACCTCTCCTCCCGGATGGCCCAGGCGGAGTTCCGTCACCGCGCGCGGCTCGTGCGGGACTACGCGGAGGTGCCTCCGGTGCTGGCGAGCGAGGGGCGCCTGGGGCAGGTGTTCCTCAACCTGCTGGTGAACGCGGCGCGCGCGATTCCCGAGGGCGCGGCGGACCGGAACGAGATTCGACTCGTCACCCGGAGCGAGGAGGGCATGGTGGTGGTGGAGGTCCACGACACCGGCGGTGGCATTCCTCCGGAGCGGCTGGGCCGCATCTTCGACCCCTTCTTCACCACCGGGCCGAAGGGGCTGGGGCTGGGGCTCAGCATCAGCCACAGCCTGGTGACGCGGATGGGGGGAGAGCTGTCCGTGGAGAGCGAGACGGGGCGGGGCTCGCGCTTCCGCGTCCGGCTGCCGGCGGCACATCCCGCTTCCGCCCCGAGGCCCGCCGCGGCTGCCTCGAAGTCCGTTCCCGCTCCGGCGCGTGTCCGGCGGGCGCGCATCCTCATCGTGGACGATGAGCCGATGTTCCTGTCGACGCTGGCGATGATGCTCGAGGATGACCACGACGTGGAGGAGTGCGGGTATCCCCGGGTGGCGGTGGACCGCATCCGGAACGGACCGCCCCTGGATGTCATCATCTGTGACCTGATGATGCCGGAGCTGACCGGCCAGCAGCTCTATGAAGCCGTGGAAGCGGAGGCGCCCGACATGGCCCGCCGCATCATCTTCATGACGGGCGGGGTCTTCACGATGGAGACACGCAGCTTCCTCGAGCGGGTGAAGAACCCGCGGCTGCTCAAGCCCTTCAAGCCCGAGGAGCTGGAGGTGCTGCTCCAGGGGCTGCTGGCCTGA
- a CDS encoding zinc-dependent alcohol dehydrogenase family protein, producing MKAVRFSTFGQPLKVVEVVEEPDAELKAGEARLEVLATPINPSDVLTLTGQYGQLPKLPAVPGNEGVGRVVEVKDSTAVRVGDLVFLPLGAGTWRTHVVTPADGLMPVPPGTDVQQASMMFINPPTADILLRDFVTLQPGEWVLQNAGNSAVGRYVISLAKLAGYKTVSVVRREELAPELTALGADVVLVDSDKLPEQVRAATGGAKVRLALDAVGGDGTMRLGDSLAPGGMVVNYGVMSGKGPKLSAAATIFKDITLRGFWLVLWMKRTPRDAQRAVFGRLAKLMAEGQLKTPVEGTFPLENIQDALARAMEGGRAGKVLLTPNGKV from the coding sequence ATGAAAGCAGTGCGGTTCTCGACCTTCGGACAGCCGTTGAAGGTGGTGGAAGTGGTGGAGGAGCCCGACGCGGAGCTGAAGGCGGGCGAGGCGCGGCTCGAGGTACTGGCCACGCCCATCAATCCCTCCGACGTGCTCACCCTCACCGGACAGTACGGCCAGCTCCCGAAGCTGCCGGCGGTGCCCGGCAACGAGGGCGTGGGCCGGGTGGTGGAGGTGAAGGACTCCACCGCCGTGCGCGTGGGCGACCTCGTGTTCCTCCCGCTGGGCGCGGGCACCTGGCGCACCCACGTCGTCACACCCGCGGACGGGCTGATGCCGGTGCCCCCGGGCACCGACGTGCAGCAGGCGTCCATGATGTTCATCAACCCGCCCACCGCCGACATCCTCCTGCGCGACTTCGTCACGCTGCAGCCCGGGGAGTGGGTGCTCCAGAACGCCGGCAACTCGGCGGTGGGGCGCTACGTCATCTCCCTGGCGAAGCTGGCCGGGTACAAGACGGTGAGCGTGGTCCGCCGCGAGGAGCTGGCACCCGAGCTGACCGCGCTGGGCGCGGACGTGGTGCTGGTGGACTCCGACAAGCTCCCCGAGCAGGTGCGCGCGGCGACGGGCGGCGCGAAGGTGCGGCTGGCCCTGGACGCGGTGGGTGGCGACGGCACGATGCGGCTGGGTGACTCGCTCGCCCCCGGTGGCATGGTGGTGAACTACGGCGTCATGAGCGGCAAGGGCCCCAAGCTGTCCGCGGCGGCCACCATCTTCAAGGACATCACCCTGCGCGGCTTCTGGCTCGTCCTCTGGATGAAGCGCACGCCGCGCGACGCCCAGCGCGCCGTCTTCGGCCGGCTCGCGAAGCTGATGGCGGAGGGCCAGCTGAAGACACCCGTGGAAGGCACCTTCCCCCTGGAGAACATCCAGGACGCCCTGGCGCGCGCCATGGAGGGCGGCCGCGCCGGCAAGGTCCTCCTCACGCCCAACGGAAAGGTCTGA
- a CDS encoding chemotaxis protein CheB, translated as MSSRKPVKKRARKSPVRAPSPRPGFVGSLPVVGIGASAGGLEAFRELLQHLSPVTGMAFVLLQHLSPDHESNLTSLLARSSSMPVVQALEGQRLEPDHVYVIPPAVLPTWKGGTLRLSTLSSEAGGRRVIDRFLSSLAQELGPRAVGVILSGTGTDGTRGLLAIQAAGGTTLVQAPDSARFAGMPQSALAAGAARRALPPKELARTLSLMGVRLGATQPAASPESDFSGDPEAMGHIFHLLKNVSGVDFSQYKPTTIHRRIARRMAQCRMDRLPDYVAWLQEHPEELDALRQDLLIHVTSFFRDPETFQALQRDVIPELLSQRVPGAPLRIWVPGCATGEEAYSVAICFLEALSSEASLPGIQLFGTDLSEPAIERARAGLYPETLADHVSPERLRRYFVKTDGGYQVSKRVRGLCIFARQDLVGDPPFSRMDLVSCRNVLIYLGPALQRKVLSTLHYALNPRGFLVLGASESVGSAADLFSLRDNRHKFYRKKSVAHRPGLFLPPLESPALRPGEGAPPREPALLASDPQRESDRIVLAQYGPPGVIINDELEIIHFRGHTGPYLEPLPGAASLQLLKMAREELALELRAAVSQAKRQGGRVRRERIRLVDGGQERYVHLDVRPLRATAHGRQRTFLILFEEAHEPRPAASRSPRGRGPKKSTLEVRQLGEELAATREHLRALLDEQESAHEELRAANEEAHSSNEELQSTNEELETAKEELQATNEELTTVNEELESRNVELSQVNSDLINLLGSSHIATVMLGSDLRIRRFTPMAEAVLKLSVADLGRSLRDFASPLFPADLGEAVTQVTETLTGIEREVQDADGRWFQLRLRPYKTTDHRIDGAVMTLVDIDRLKRGLDEAQQERELSAAILDTLREPFLLLDASLRVLSASPSFYEAFQVTPEQTVGRQVYELGNGQWDIPRLRELLEDILPRDLQLRDFFVEHAFEHIGTRRMLLNARGLLGEPLRKGRILLSLEDVTGRT; from the coding sequence TTGAGCAGCCGGAAACCAGTGAAGAAGCGGGCCCGCAAGTCGCCTGTCAGGGCTCCGTCGCCGCGGCCCGGCTTCGTCGGCAGCCTGCCCGTGGTGGGCATCGGCGCGTCCGCGGGAGGCCTGGAGGCCTTCCGGGAGCTGCTGCAGCACCTGTCACCCGTCACGGGAATGGCATTCGTGCTGCTGCAGCACCTGTCCCCCGACCATGAGAGCAACCTGACGTCCCTGCTCGCGCGGTCCTCGTCCATGCCCGTCGTCCAGGCGCTCGAGGGCCAGCGGCTCGAGCCCGACCATGTCTACGTCATCCCTCCCGCGGTGCTCCCCACGTGGAAGGGCGGGACGCTGCGGCTCTCGACGCTGTCCTCCGAGGCCGGCGGGCGCAGGGTCATCGACCGGTTCCTCAGCTCGCTCGCGCAGGAGCTGGGCCCCCGCGCCGTGGGCGTCATCCTCTCGGGCACGGGCACGGATGGAACGCGGGGGCTGCTGGCCATCCAGGCCGCCGGGGGCACCACCCTGGTGCAGGCCCCGGACTCCGCCCGCTTCGCGGGGATGCCCCAGAGCGCCCTCGCCGCAGGCGCCGCCCGCCGCGCGCTGCCGCCGAAGGAGCTCGCGCGGACGCTCTCCCTGATGGGCGTCCGCCTGGGGGCCACGCAGCCCGCCGCCTCCCCCGAGTCGGACTTCTCCGGTGACCCCGAGGCGATGGGGCACATCTTCCACCTGCTGAAGAACGTCAGCGGCGTGGACTTCTCGCAGTACAAGCCCACCACCATCCACCGCCGCATTGCGCGGAGGATGGCGCAGTGCCGGATGGACCGGCTCCCCGACTACGTCGCCTGGCTGCAGGAGCACCCCGAGGAGCTGGACGCGCTCCGGCAGGACCTGCTCATCCACGTGACGAGCTTCTTCCGGGACCCGGAGACGTTCCAGGCGCTCCAGCGCGACGTCATCCCCGAGCTGCTCAGCCAGCGCGTCCCCGGAGCCCCCTTGCGCATCTGGGTTCCGGGCTGCGCCACGGGCGAAGAGGCCTACTCGGTGGCCATCTGCTTCCTGGAGGCCCTGTCCAGCGAGGCGTCACTCCCCGGCATCCAGCTGTTCGGCACGGACCTGAGCGAGCCGGCCATCGAGCGGGCCCGCGCGGGGCTCTACCCCGAGACGCTCGCCGACCACGTGTCGCCCGAGCGCCTCCGCCGCTACTTCGTCAAGACGGACGGTGGCTACCAGGTCTCCAAGCGGGTGCGCGGCCTGTGCATCTTCGCCCGGCAGGACCTGGTGGGCGACCCGCCCTTCTCACGCATGGACCTGGTCAGCTGCCGCAACGTCCTCATCTACCTGGGGCCGGCGCTGCAGCGGAAGGTCCTCAGCACGCTCCACTACGCGCTCAACCCCCGGGGCTTCCTGGTGCTCGGCGCCTCGGAGTCGGTGGGCTCCGCGGCCGACCTCTTCTCCCTGCGCGACAACCGGCACAAGTTCTACCGGAAGAAGAGCGTGGCGCACCGGCCGGGCCTCTTCCTCCCCCCCCTGGAGTCACCGGCCCTCAGGCCAGGGGAGGGCGCACCGCCGCGCGAGCCCGCGCTGCTGGCGTCCGACCCGCAGCGGGAGTCGGACCGCATCGTCCTCGCCCAGTACGGGCCGCCCGGCGTCATCATCAACGACGAGCTGGAAATCATTCACTTCCGCGGCCACACGGGGCCCTACCTGGAACCCCTCCCCGGCGCGGCGAGCCTCCAGCTGCTGAAGATGGCGCGCGAGGAGCTGGCGCTGGAGCTGCGAGCCGCGGTGAGCCAGGCGAAGCGGCAGGGCGGCCGGGTGCGCCGGGAGCGCATCCGGTTGGTGGACGGCGGGCAGGAGCGGTACGTCCACCTGGACGTGCGCCCGCTGCGGGCCACGGCTCACGGCCGCCAGCGCACCTTCCTCATCCTCTTCGAGGAGGCGCACGAGCCGCGGCCCGCCGCCTCGCGGTCGCCGCGGGGCCGGGGCCCGAAGAAGAGCACGCTGGAGGTGCGGCAGCTGGGCGAGGAGCTGGCGGCCACGCGCGAGCACCTGCGGGCCCTGCTGGATGAGCAGGAGTCCGCGCACGAGGAGCTGCGCGCCGCCAACGAGGAGGCCCACTCCTCCAACGAGGAGCTGCAGAGCACCAACGAGGAGCTGGAGACGGCCAAGGAGGAGCTGCAGGCCACCAACGAGGAGCTGACCACCGTCAACGAGGAGCTGGAGAGCCGCAACGTGGAGCTGAGCCAGGTCAACAGCGACCTCATCAACCTGCTGGGCAGCAGCCACATCGCCACCGTGATGCTGGGGAGCGACCTGCGCATCCGCCGCTTCACGCCCATGGCGGAGGCGGTGCTGAAGCTGTCCGTGGCGGACCTGGGGCGCTCCCTGCGGGACTTCGCGTCCCCGCTGTTCCCCGCCGACCTGGGCGAGGCCGTCACGCAGGTGACGGAGACGCTCACCGGCATCGAGCGGGAGGTGCAGGACGCGGACGGCCGCTGGTTCCAGCTCCGGCTGCGCCCCTACAAGACGACGGACCACCGCATCGACGGCGCGGTGATGACGCTGGTGGACATCGACCGGCTCAAGCGCGGCCTGGACGAGGCGCAGCAGGAGCGGGAGCTGAGCGCCGCCATCCTGGACACGCTGCGTGAGCCCTTCCTGCTCCTGGACGCCTCGCTGCGCGTGCTCTCCGCCAGCCCCTCCTTCTACGAGGCATTCCAGGTGACGCCGGAGCAGACGGTGGGACGGCAGGTATACGAGCTGGGCAACGGGCAGTGGGACATCCCACGGCTGCGCGAGCTGCTGGAGGACATCCTCCCCAGGGATTTGCAGCTGCGAGACTTCTTCGTCGAGCACGCCTTCGAGCACATCGGGACGCGGCGCATGCTCCTCAATGCCCGCGGGCTGCTGGGCGAGCCGCTCCGCAAGGGCCGCATCCTCCTGTCCCTCGAGGATGTCACGGGAAGGACGTAG
- a CDS encoding molybdopterin oxidoreductase family protein, whose product MTASAASRVHFRTCNLCEAMCGLRIELEGNRITSIRGDEEDPFSRGHICPKALALQDLHEDPDRLRHPMRRTASGWERVSWDDALDETARRIHAIQTEHGRDAVAAYLGNPNVHNLGSIMFGPQFLRALRTRNRYSATSVDQLPHQLVAYLMFGHQLLVPIPDIDRTRYMLVMGANPLASNGSLMTAPDVRTRLRAIQQRGGRVVVVDPRRTETARIADSHVFIRPGTDALLLLALLHVALVEGTPRPGHLAAHVDGLDTVRALARDFTPERVAPHTGVPADVVRGIARDFLAAEGAVCYGRMGLSTQPFGSLCQWLINVLNTVTGNLDHEGGAMFTQPAFDIVGGPKALGIGRGSIGRWKSRVRGLPEFGGELPSAVLAEEMLTPGDGRIRALITSAGNPVLSTPNGAQLDKALGGLDFMVSIDPYLNETTRHAHLILPPVSPLERSHYDIAFHALAVRNTAKYSPALFEPGPDGRHDWQIFLALQHRLETLRKGRPSVRSLLKYQAVSRLGPERVLDLGLRLGPHGARFHPLKQGLTLKKLREAPHGVDLGPLKPCLLQRLQTKDRRVNLAPEPLVADVKRLAEAFPAAGAHEVRDGELLLIGRRHLRDNNSWMHNVSGLVKGKPRCTLMMHPEDAARRGLADGAEVTITSRVGAVTVPVSVTNDVMPGVVSLPHGYGHGRQGTRLAVAGEHAGASINDLTDDKALDVLSGNAAFSGTPVQVRPAASASATPAA is encoded by the coding sequence ATGACCGCCTCCGCCGCGTCCCGGGTCCACTTCCGTACCTGCAATCTCTGCGAGGCCATGTGTGGCCTGCGCATCGAGCTGGAAGGCAACCGCATCACCTCCATCCGGGGTGACGAGGAGGACCCGTTCAGCCGGGGCCACATCTGTCCCAAGGCCCTGGCCCTCCAGGACCTCCACGAGGACCCGGACCGGCTGCGCCACCCCATGCGCCGCACCGCGAGCGGCTGGGAGCGCGTCTCCTGGGACGACGCGCTCGACGAGACGGCCCGCCGCATCCACGCGATTCAAACGGAGCACGGCCGCGACGCGGTGGCCGCGTACCTGGGCAACCCCAACGTCCACAACCTGGGCAGCATCATGTTCGGGCCCCAGTTCCTGCGGGCGCTGCGCACGCGCAACCGCTACTCCGCGACATCGGTGGACCAGCTCCCCCACCAGCTCGTCGCCTACCTCATGTTCGGCCACCAGCTGCTGGTGCCCATCCCCGACATCGACCGCACGCGGTACATGCTGGTGATGGGCGCCAACCCGCTGGCCTCCAACGGCAGCCTGATGACGGCGCCGGACGTGCGCACCCGCCTGCGCGCCATCCAGCAGCGGGGCGGCCGCGTCGTCGTCGTCGACCCGCGCCGCACGGAGACGGCCCGCATCGCCGACTCGCATGTCTTCATCCGCCCCGGCACGGACGCGCTCCTGCTGCTCGCCCTGCTGCACGTGGCCCTGGTGGAGGGCACACCCCGCCCCGGGCACCTCGCCGCGCACGTGGACGGCCTGGACACCGTGCGCGCGCTGGCCCGGGACTTCACGCCCGAGCGCGTGGCCCCGCACACCGGCGTGCCGGCGGACGTGGTGCGCGGCATCGCCCGCGACTTCCTCGCCGCGGAAGGCGCCGTCTGCTACGGCCGCATGGGCCTGTCCACGCAGCCGTTCGGCTCGCTGTGCCAGTGGCTCATCAACGTCCTCAACACGGTGACGGGCAACCTGGACCACGAGGGCGGCGCCATGTTCACCCAGCCCGCCTTCGACATCGTCGGCGGCCCGAAGGCGCTGGGGATTGGCCGCGGCAGCATCGGCCGGTGGAAGAGCCGGGTGCGCGGGCTGCCCGAGTTCGGCGGCGAGCTGCCCTCGGCCGTGCTCGCGGAGGAGATGCTCACCCCGGGCGACGGCCGCATCCGCGCGCTCATCACCTCGGCGGGCAACCCCGTGCTGTCCACCCCCAATGGCGCGCAGCTGGACAAGGCGCTGGGCGGGCTGGACTTCATGGTGAGCATCGACCCGTACCTCAACGAGACGACGCGCCACGCCCACCTCATCCTCCCGCCCGTGTCGCCGCTGGAGCGAAGCCACTACGACATCGCCTTCCACGCGCTGGCGGTGCGCAACACGGCGAAGTACTCGCCGGCCCTCTTCGAGCCCGGGCCCGACGGGCGCCACGACTGGCAGATATTCCTGGCGCTCCAGCACCGGCTGGAGACGCTGCGCAAGGGCCGGCCGTCCGTGCGCTCCCTGCTGAAGTACCAGGCCGTGTCACGACTGGGCCCCGAGCGGGTGCTGGACCTGGGCCTGCGGCTCGGGCCGCACGGCGCCCGCTTCCACCCGCTGAAGCAGGGCCTCACCCTGAAGAAGCTGCGCGAGGCCCCGCACGGCGTGGACCTGGGCCCGCTGAAGCCCTGCCTGCTCCAGCGCCTCCAGACGAAGGACCGCCGTGTGAACCTGGCGCCGGAGCCCCTGGTGGCCGACGTGAAGAGGCTGGCGGAGGCCTTCCCGGCGGCGGGAGCGCACGAGGTGCGGGACGGCGAGCTGCTGCTCATCGGCCGGCGCCACCTGCGCGACAACAACTCCTGGATGCACAACGTGTCCGGCCTCGTGAAGGGCAAGCCGCGCTGCACGCTGATGATGCACCCGGAGGACGCGGCGCGGCGCGGCCTCGCGGACGGCGCGGAGGTCACCATCACCTCGCGCGTGGGCGCGGTAACGGTGCCCGTCTCGGTGACGAACGACGTCATGCCCGGCGTGGTGAGCCTGCCGCATGGCTACGGGCACGGCCGGCAGGGCACGCGCCTCGCCGTCGCCGGCGAGCATGCTGGCGCCAGCATCAACGACCTCACGGATGACAAGGCGCTGGACGTGCTCAGCGGCAACGCCGCCTTCAGTGGGACTCCGGTGCAGGTGCGGCCCGCCGCTAGCGCCTCCGCCACCCCGGCGGCCTGA
- a CDS encoding lysylphosphatidylglycerol synthase domain-containing protein, with amino-acid sequence MSNVHGEVSLGQPVPAALGRAAPSAAASAVNAPVVGASEVGAPVAAAPSVAAAPGAWRKRCAGLLRPVFAVAGLGMLVLLVRKAGPRELGGVLVEAAAWLPWVVLLELGRQCMDALATRFSYGAAAARVPFSVLARGQLIGTAVSSMAPAGRAAAEATKAALLAPHMGGGTATAAAATSQSASLAAGGLISFPCALASYLLTGPSLFTLAMLAHGVLLVALSAGVRACMRAKRPGAWLLRRCRRWAPHAEQFQASARCGSLLPWRPSLAFLGSRVLQVAQYAVLTHAVGIDTSVVQALFSQGLYLCALAVGSLVPGQVGVSDGAFALAAGVLDTTAARAMSVALLGHVVQLLFVVTGALTPLVWRVPARPVATATH; translated from the coding sequence GTGAGCAACGTGCATGGGGAGGTGTCCCTGGGCCAGCCGGTGCCCGCCGCTCTGGGGCGCGCCGCACCGTCCGCGGCGGCTTCGGCGGTGAATGCTCCCGTGGTGGGTGCCTCGGAGGTGGGGGCTCCGGTGGCAGCGGCGCCGTCGGTGGCGGCCGCGCCGGGCGCGTGGCGCAAGCGGTGCGCGGGCTTGCTCCGGCCCGTCTTCGCGGTGGCGGGGCTGGGCATGCTGGTGCTGCTGGTGCGCAAGGCGGGCCCGCGGGAGCTGGGCGGCGTGCTGGTGGAAGCCGCGGCGTGGCTGCCCTGGGTGGTGCTGCTGGAGCTGGGCCGGCAGTGCATGGATGCGCTGGCCACGCGCTTCTCCTACGGAGCGGCGGCCGCGCGGGTTCCCTTCTCCGTCCTCGCGCGCGGGCAGCTGATTGGCACGGCGGTGTCCAGCATGGCGCCCGCGGGCCGGGCCGCGGCGGAGGCAACGAAGGCCGCGCTCCTCGCGCCTCACATGGGCGGCGGCACGGCCACGGCGGCGGCGGCCACGTCACAGTCGGCCTCGCTGGCCGCGGGGGGGCTCATCTCCTTTCCGTGTGCCCTCGCGTCCTACCTGCTGACGGGACCGTCCCTCTTCACGCTGGCCATGCTGGCGCACGGGGTGTTGCTGGTGGCGCTGTCGGCGGGCGTGCGCGCGTGCATGCGCGCGAAGCGGCCCGGGGCGTGGCTGCTGCGCCGCTGCCGCCGCTGGGCGCCGCACGCGGAGCAGTTCCAGGCCTCGGCGCGGTGCGGCTCGCTGCTGCCCTGGCGTCCCTCGCTGGCCTTCCTGGGCAGCCGGGTGCTGCAGGTGGCGCAGTACGCGGTGCTGACGCATGCGGTGGGCATCGACACCTCGGTGGTGCAGGCCCTCTTCTCGCAGGGCCTCTACCTGTGCGCGCTGGCGGTGGGCTCGCTGGTGCCGGGGCAGGTGGGGGTGAGCGACGGCGCCTTCGCCCTGGCGGCGGGCGTGCTGGACACCACGGCCGCTCGCGCCATGTCGGTGGCGCTGCTGGGGCACGTGGTGCAGCTGCTTTTCGTGGTGACGGGCGCGCTCACGCCCCTGGTGTGGCGGGTGCCCGCGCGGCCGGTCGCGACCGCCACCCATTGA